The proteins below come from a single Cannabis sativa cultivar Pink pepper isolate KNU-18-1 chromosome 3, ASM2916894v1, whole genome shotgun sequence genomic window:
- the LOC133035395 gene encoding putative disease resistance protein RGA4 has product MWMSLGFIQSDDDEEQLGYGYLRDLIRRSLLQETKKDEYGKIKKCKVPNSMHKVVRQVTQKTYATLSLKEDQRGRRHVSFDFHLDSSWHVSIPSSELRKIRSLILPRQYVRAIEGRSSQSICDVIPKLKWIRMLDLHNSGIKKLTSSIGELKLLSYLDLSHNVNIKKLPNSICGLYLLETLKLNRCSNLRKLPKGIIVLFNLRHLENKSCYRLTQMPRGLSELSNLRTLSEFGLSKEPTDFPSKPKGKLDELSSLNYLRGELKIKNLTNPKDDKTAAANLKEKKDLLSLILIWDIDACANEADYEEALEDLEPHSNLKELCISTYGGSKFSSWLPLLKNLVKLSLSRCNRCHCLPRLDKLINLQVLVVDELIELEYVVEKASKNRWRTWFSSLKELRLSNLPKLKGWWKDASKNATFSCVSKLVVEDCPFLTSMPLFPWLEELLVLKNTSWEPFKRTMALPATPTQEASSSSSSSSSSSSPLSKLRELHIMDMSNCDPNMWQSLHSLRSVTLDHVADINVHLQKLQELTNLQGLHIRRCDSLKEIPRWISNSDSLRTVSIKLCPNLTIPRERLSLISTSKKVEIEDCPRVSHIETMLKDPLYTQ; this is encoded by the exons ATGTGGATGTCTTTGGGGTTTATACAATCAGATGACGATGAGGAGCAATTGGGTTATGGATATTTGAGGGATTTAATTCGAAGATCGCTTTTACAAGAAACTAAGAAAGATGAGTATGGTAAGATTAAGAAATGCAAGGTGCCTAATTCAATGCATAAAGTTGTGAGGCAAGTGACTCAGAAAACTTATGCTACTCTAAGTTTGAAGGAGGATCAACGTGGTCGTAGACATGTATCGTTTGATTTTCATTTGGATTCATCATGGCATGTTTCCATCCCATCATCTGAGTTAAGAAAGATTAGGAGTTTGATTTTGCCTAGACAATATGTAAGGGCAATTGAAGGAAGATCAAGTCAATCAATTTGTGATGTGATTCCGAAATTGAAGTGGATTCGAATGTTGGATTTGCATAATTCTGGCATCAAGAAATTAACAAGTTCTATTGGTGAGTTGAAGCTTTTGAGTTATTTGGATCTTTCTCACAATGTCAATATCAAGAAATTGCCAAATTCTATTTGTGGGCTATATTTGCTGGAGACTCTGAAACTCAACCGTTGCAGTAATCTTCGGAAGCTGCCTAAAGGCATTATCGTGTTGTTCAATCTTAGACATCTTGAAAACAAGTCATGTTATCGTTTGACTCAGATGCCAAGAGGACTAAGTGAACTATCAAATCTTCGAACATTATCAGAATTCGGGCTGAGTAAGGAGCCTACTGATTTTCCCTCAAAGCCAAAGGGCAAGCTCGACGAACTAAGTAGTCTAAACTACTTGAGAGGCGagctcaaaataaaaaatttgacaaATCCAAAAGATGATAAGACAGCAGCAGCAAACTTGAAAGAGAAAAAAGATCTTTTATCTTTGATTTTGATTTGGGATATTGATGCTTGTGCTAATGAAGCTGATTATGAAGAGGCACTAGAAGATCTTGAGCCACATTCAAACCTGAAAGAGCTGTGTATATCTACTTATGGTGGTAGCAAGTTTTCGAGCTGGCTTCCATTGCTTAAGAATCTTGTGAAATTATCATTATCGAGATGCAACAGATGCCATTGCCTACCGCGGCTGGATAAGTTGATTAATCTTCAAGTATTGGTAGTAGATGAGTTGATAGAGCTTGAATATGTTGTGGAAAAGGCATCAAAGAACCGATGGAGAACATGGTTTTCATCATTGAAAGAGCTGAGACTTAGTAATTTGCCAAAGCTAAAGGGGTGGTGGAAAGATGCTTCAAAAAATGCTACATTTAGTTGTGTTTCTAAATTGGTGGTTGAGGATTGCCCCTTTCTCACTTCCATGCCTTTGTTTCCATGGCTAGAAGAACTACTAGTGCTCAAAAACACAAGTTGGGAGCCATTCAAACGGACTATGGCATTGCCAGCAACACCAACACAAGAagcctcatcatcatcatcatcatcatcatcatcaa GTTCTCCTCTCTCCAAATTGAGAGAACTACATATCATGGATATGTCCAATTGTGATCCAAATATGTGGCAGTCCCTTCACAGCCTCCGTTCTGTGACATTGGATCATGTTGCTGACATAAATGTTCATCTTCAAAAACTTCAAGAACTGACTAATCTGCAGGGACTCCACATACGGCGGTGTGATAGTTTAAAGGAAATTCCAAGGTGGATCAGCAACTCTGATTCGCTTAGGACAGTTTCAATCAAGCTATGCCCCAACTTGACAATACCGCGGGAGAGACTTAGCCTCATTTCCACTTCAAAAAAGGTGGAGATTGAGGATTGTCCTCGAGTTTCTCACATCGAAACCATGCTTAAAGATCCTCTGTACACTCAATAA
- the LOC133035532 gene encoding uncharacterized protein LOC133035532, whose product MSSFINSSVRKLLKVSMLVSLSVQTSLLSLAPIRKWSRSNLIARSVWAFYLLADWIAATIIGQIIKSLGKGDDTENNQGDHYSLWASFLLMHLGGPDTITSLSLEDNELWIRHLFGLILQVLSAVFTLYKRGTKNRLLWPNILVFIVGVIKFGERTWALRLASLDHFGETNSPDPNPGPDYQEAEQVYSTMRTVHVKRTITEMMASESTMSSGVSNYGHTQQISDNNEEQASQNLQELKLLKVAYAHYETFKGLVVGFLLSSKDRESSRSYFLQKSAIQAFRLVEYELSFMYQVLHTKAVVIHGKIGYSLRVITVCLTVLGFLVFHFTGKHGFNKIDTDVTYALFIGAIVLDTLSALKLFFSDFVLMGPMGNFISRLFVPKAIMQRKRWSKTVSQKDIISHCLAPKMELKDMFSYLNKYGEFEVIKRIVYNFSYWKPVDNHLKKLIFDELKDKSIKAINLREAIEACSQRGEAALLQNPSSYIKLKWSIGEFQYAESLLLWHLATELCYYDQANSREEDQSFWQLFAERCCRTCVCLGHKDDDQSSESDYKNICKLISNYMFYLLVTKPVMLAPVKGNWNMVFGDTCADANRFFEKYKLSRHGKVCEKILSVKPKIKSTAVKGKRSKSVFFDACILAQQLQNEKSQWKIMSGVWVEMLAYAAINCTPFVHAKQLSKGGELLSFTWLLMNHLGLGTQFAEQDHHAGTKIMSRVI is encoded by the coding sequence ATGTCTTCATTCATCAATTCTAGTGTGCGCAAGTTACTGAAGGTGTCCATGTTGGTAAGCCTCTCAGTACAAACTTCACTCTTATCATTGGCACCTATCAGAAAATGGTCAAGAAGCAACCTCATAGCAAGGTCTGTCTGGGCATTTTACTTGTTAGCAGACTGGATTGCTGCTACAATTATTGGACAAATCATCAAGAGTCTTGGCAAAGGCGACGACACCGAAAACAACCAAGGCGATCATTACTCATTGTGGGCATCTTTTCTTTTGATGCATCTTGGTGGCCCTGATACCATTACTTCTCTGTCTTTGGAGGACAACGAGTTGTGGATCAGACACCTCTTTGGCCTCATTTTGCAAGTTCTCTCAGCTGTTTTTACTCTCTACAAGAGAGGAACAAAAAACAGGCTGTTGTGGCCTAATATCTTAGTTTTCATTGTAGGAGTCATCAAGTTTGGAGAGAGAACTTGGGCTTTGCGTCTTGCAAGCTTGGACCACTTTGGAGAGACCAATTCACCAGATCCAAATCCTGGTCCTGATTACCAAGAAGCAGAACAAGTCTACTCAACAATGAGAACTGTCCATGTCAAACGTACCATAACAGAAATGATGGCATCGGAATCAACCATGTCTAGTGGTGTAAGCAATTATGGCCATACTCAACAAATTTCAGACAATAATGAAGAACAAGCTTCACAAAATTTACAAGAGCTGAAactactcaaagtagcataTGCCCACTATGAAACTTTCAAGGGACTTGTTGTTGGCTTCCTTCTCAGCTCTAAAGATAGAGAGTCAAGTAGAAGTTATTTTCTACAAAAGAGTGCCATTCAAGCTTTTAGATTGGTTGAGTATGAGCTCAGCTTCATGTACCAAGTTCTCCACACCAAGGCAGTTGTTATTCATGGAAAAATTGGTTACTCCCTTCGCGTCATTACTGTTTGCTTAACGGTTTTAGGCTTCTTGGTTTTTCATTTCACTGGAAAGCATGGCTTTAATAAGATTGATACTGATGTTACTTATGCACTTTTCATTGGAGCCATTGTCCTTGACACTCTTTCTGCTCTTAAGCTTTTCTTCTCAGATTTTGTCCTCATGGGACCTATGGGAAATTTCATCAGTAGATTATTTGTACCAAAAGCTATAATGCAGAGGAAAAGATGGTCTAAAACAGTTTCTCAAAAGGACATTATTAGTCACTGTCTGGCACCAAAGATGGAACTTAAAGACATGTTTAGTTATCTAAACAAGTATGGGGAGTTTGAGGTTATCAAAAGGATTGTCTACAATTTTTCTTACTGGAAACCAGTGGATAATCatcttaagaaattaatttttgatgAGCTGAAAGATAAATCCATCAAGGCAATTAATTTGAGAGAAGCAATAGAGGCATGTTCACAAAGAGGAGAAGCTGCTCTGTTACAGAATCCTTCAAGCTATATCAAACTGAAATGGAGCATAGGTGAGTTCCAATATGCTGAGAGCCTTCTTCTTTGGCACTTAGCTACTGAGCTCTGCTACTATGATCAGGCCAATTCAAGAGAAGAAGATCAATCATTCTGGCAACTCTTTGCTGAACGTTGTTGCCGCACATGTGTTTGTCTAGGCCACAAAGATGATGACCAATCAAGTGAAAGTGATTATAAGAATATTTGCAAGCTCATTTCGAATTACATGTTCTATCTTCTAGTCACCAAGCCAGTGATGTTGGCACCAGTTAAGGGAAATTGGAACATGGTTTTTGGAGATACTTGTGCAGATGCCAACAGATTTTTCGAAAAGTACAAGCTTTCGCGCCATGGTAAGGTGTGTGAGAAGATTCTATCTGTGAAACCGAAAATTAAATCGACAGCTGTGAAAGGTAAGAGGAGCAAATCTGTGTTCTTTGATGCATGTATTCTTGCACAACAATTACAGAATGAGAAATCACAATGGAAGATTATGAGTGGAGTTTGGGTGGAAATGTTGGCATATGCTGCCATTAATTGTACGCCATTTGTTCATGCTAAACAGCTTAGTAAAGGAGGAGAGCTCTTGAGTTTCACATGGCTGCTAATGAACCACTTGGGCTTGGGAACTCAATTTGCCGAGCAGGATCACCATGCTGGAACAAAGATCATGAGCAGAGTCATTTGA